In Arachis hypogaea cultivar Tifrunner chromosome 2, arahy.Tifrunner.gnm2.J5K5, whole genome shotgun sequence, a genomic segment contains:
- the LOC140178032 gene encoding uncharacterized protein: protein MMGKGKTEQTFLESTALLVAPAALKSSSNQKHPSNLWCDHCNKPRHTRETCWKIHGKPAHLKGSKPGPKIRSTPTAHEVEKSSLSKEQVEQFIRLLNSSSVSSTPSGSLAQTGPDLGEDDWQC from the exons ATGATGGGGAAAGGCAAGACTGAACAGACTTTTTTGGAGTCTACTGCACTCTTAGTGGCACCTGCTGCACTTAAAAGTTCATCAAATCAGAAGCATCCCTCCAATCTTTGGTGTGACCACTGCAATAAACCTCGTCACACCCGAGAAACCTGCTGGAAGATTCATGGAAAACCAGCACATCTTAAAGGCAGTAAACCTGGTCCCAAAATACGTTCTACGCCAACTGCTCATGAGGTTGAAAAATCATCCTTGAGTAAGGAACAGGTTGAGCAGTTCATAAGGCTGTTAAATTCCAGTTCTGTATCTAGTACTCCTAGTGGTTCTTTGGCTCAAACAG GACCGGACCTCGGGGAAGATGATTGGCAGTGCTAA